In Nerophis lumbriciformis linkage group LG01, RoL_Nlum_v2.1, whole genome shotgun sequence, the genomic stretch GGCCACTGATGTCCTCCCGCCAACCACAAACATTCATGATATTCTAATTAGACACTCCAAATTGTCCATaggtgtgaatgtaagtgtgaatgtttgtttgtctCTACGTATTCTGTAACTGACACCTCTCACTCAGCTGCGATCCCAATCaggattagcaaaaaaaaaaacatgaatgaaaAAGTTGTACATGATCAGGTTTCAAATGTATCTCTTCCTCATTTTTGGTGTCACAAGATTCATTGGCATAGAATAAGATACATTAAAATGTTTACAATATTCTCTACTACCAAGGATTGTGCTGCAAGATGGGTTTTTTTCACTTTATTCCTGTAAATCACCATATTGTAGAGAAAAAGTATATTGTTACTTATATCTTTCTAATAGAAATACACTGTACAAGTATAGAACCCAACATTTAGaggtgttttttttcttgttaccATATGTTCCCATGATTGATTACATTTTACGAAAACCGGGACAATAGGGATCACTGCACAACTGGATGTAAGAGCTGCATGTTCTCTTGTCTGCCAGGTGCATCAGTATTACAACTCCTTACCTGAAGAGAAGGTCCCATACATGAACAGCGCTGGTGAGAAATATCGAATCAAACAACTGCTTCATCAGCTGCCACCACATGACAATGAGGtaatgagtttgagtttatttcgaacctgcatgcatacaacatgataaggagtaggaagaagcagagcttatttaatcctaccccttttcctttacatagcagttgctaaaacttttttgttcacttcctgttctcaatttattcacaatatactccataagtaataatacaaataaataaatgataaaaggtgaagtaagttatattttatagggtgagatgagtaagattatctagaaaatgaatggatggatgagataaattcagaatgtttatcatggttcttcttctttgtactttgtaaacactttaaatttgaagagtttcttgaagtggattatattagtacattgtttgatttatttgcttaatccattccataatttaattccacatacagatatactgaaggtcttaaatgttgtacgtgcatacaaatgttttaaattacatttttctctaagattatatttctcctcttttgttgagaagaattgttgtatattcttgggtagcagattatagtttgctttgtgtataattgtagctgtttaaaaattcactatgtcgtggaatttcagtatttttgattcaatgaataaaggctttgtatgttctctatatccaacattatgtattattctaactgatcttttttgtaacaccgttaatgaatgaagtgtagtgtagtgtagttatttccccatatttctacacagtaactcagatataataacactagcgagcagtagagaatatgaagtgatttttggtctagaacatgttttgctttattcattattacatGTATCTtgttactttatgttgtatattttttacatgagatttccagtacCATAATGCATATggtagtgaaaaaaataaatcgtAATTTGCTATGGCTTGATATGGCTTTAATGCACACATTGTGGCCATATCTTGGATTTATGTTGAAATGTGTTGTGCAGGTGCGTTATTGTAACTCCTTGGATGAGGAGGAGAAAAGAGAGCTGAAGTTGTTCAGCAACCAACGCAAGAAGGACAACTTGGGCAGAGGCAACGTCCGTCCTTTCCCACTGACCGTCAATGGGGCCGTCTGTGATAAGGTATCATCAAATCATATCAGCGCTGAAAATGTCCCCTTTAAATCTCTCAATAGATATGCAAAACTATTAACAAAGTCTCTCCTCACTTTTTAACCATTACCTTCCTCCCCTTACAGTGTGGCGGCCAGATAAACGGAGGGGACATTGTGGTGTTTGCGGCCAGGGCGGTTCATGGAAAATGGTGGCACCCTAATTGCTTTGTGTGCTGCATGTGCGAGGAAATGTTGGTGGATCTGATCTACTTCTACCAGGATGGCAAGCTCTACTGTGGCCGGCACCATGCAGAGAGAATGAAACCCCGCTGCTGTGCATGTGATGAGGTGTGCCTCTGTGGGTGTGGAGCCTTTTACTGTTGGGAATGGCTGAACGTTTGCTAACCCAGATACTTGGAACTGTTTGGAACTGGTCTGGTGTGAAAACATATCTCAGTGTTCTTGCCATGCCTCAAAAAAATCTGCTTGTTGATTTTCTGTAACGAGCCGGCAAGTCGCGACAACAAATTGTCCATGTTTCGCTAATTGACATTTGTATTTCATTTGAATGAACATGTAatataattacaattaaaatacaatacaaaaagGCTAAATTATGAACAAAAGGGGTGCCGATGATGATGCCATGGgtggggatgggaattgataaataTCTGCTAACAGTTTGGTTCTttgtcgattctcttatcgattcttatttggataAAAGGATAGCAAAAAAGTTGATTGGCATCAACTTTGTTCagttaaccaaaaaaaaacccaagTATACAATCAATGAggtcttaaagggaaactgcaatgTTCtatgtctatcgttcacaatcattaggaaagacatgacaatgtttttttttttcatgcattcaaaatattaaataaatgcaatcaaattaCAATGAAGCCTATTGGAGCCGttaaattctgcctataaagcccctaaaaaaacatccaaacacctccattgaggttttatatacatgatgtacgtttatatgtaatgtagcaacgggcacattcataataacatgtaatatttacgtattttgatcattttaaacatatGGGGGAGGGAACAAGCGCTTTTCAGTTCCAGTGTCCTACATGGCTGTAAAAGTGTCCCTACTTGTCAGATTatctcctcagccatctactgtccaggtgagatgcttgatttatgatctacaataaacttacagggagcaaggaagcagcaaACCACTCGAGtatgtaaacatagggagacaCGGATATGATCACGGCGACCGAGGTGACTCACGGCAcctctataaatagtttgtctgcattagcacttataataacaatatcactaatacttggttaatattcaaagtcacaaaatgtaaattgagtattgttggcgcaaatttattggattttatgggcggaaacgtggagctcccattgggtcCGCTGTAAGcgcacttttatttacgtttatttaatatttagaatgctttttttttttaatccatccgtcgtcatgtctttcataatgattgtgagcgataggccaaattccaaaaaagtgcagttcccccaaagaccagaaaataatattttgttttgaaaCCAACTCAAATAAATATTCTATTGTGGTGGTAAACAAAATACAACACAAATTATTCTGTGACAAATGACAATTACAGAAAAATGTTTTGTAACatgtttaacatttttaaaatagaaatgaaaaagtattatttaaaaaaaaaaaaaattgtatatgtatataagtcaAATAAAATTGCAATTTTTCAGTCATCAACTCTGAGAATTAATCATTATTTTGCAGAAAATTGAGCCTATCTGCTTTTTGTAGGAAGCATACGCGATATTTTTGACTAATcacaatgtctccagctgtggagaaCACCTTTTAAGGAAAAAGGCTTGCAGACTGCCGGTCAGACGCTGTCTCGTCATGTGATGCATGAGAAACATTAATTTCACGtttgtataataatatatatatatatatatatatatatatatatatatatatatatatatatatatatatatatatatatatatatatatatatatgtactgtatatatatatatatatatatatatatatatatatatatatatatatatatatatatatatatatatatatttatatatgctattattaatgtaatatttttattaataatagcATGTTTTAACATGAAGGCAGTGTTAGTTATTAGTTACCTGCAGTATAAATAGCAGACCTGCaaacccgagagggacaaacagtagaaaatggatggatgctgggGGTGATTCACTTCTGTCTCAGGGGGAATCGAAATCGCGTCATTCATTCAACTTTATCACATACTGTGTCTGCTAATGTTTTTGGTTGTATTTTCCCAATTTGATCAAATATCTATCTTAAGTATTGCAGGTTGCCCTGTTGTCTTCCTTTTCGTGAATAATTCTAACGTTTGTTCTGCTGAGCGGTGCTGTGCTAGGTGACGTCATGCGTACCCACAGATATCAATAAGGGAATCGTTAACAAAACGGTCTAATGATTCCCAGGGATTGAAACCCTGGGAGCCGGTTCTCAACATGAACCAGTTATCGATTCCCATCCCTAGCCATGGGGTTCTCTAAACTAAATGAGCAATATTGTGTCACCTATATTTTGTCTGTTGAATTGAATGTCTTGTTCAAACAGATCATCTTTGCTGATGAGTGCACGGAGGCGGAGGGCAGACACTGGCACATGAAGCACTTCTGTTGCTACGAGTGCGAGACCACCCTCGGTGGACAGCGCTACATCATGAAGGACGGACGTCCACATTGTTGCAACTGCTTTGAGTCCCTTTATGCAGAGTACTGTGATGCATGCGGAGAACATATAGGTGAGGAAATGTTGCATAATCTGGTACCGACACACAAGCATTCATTTCTCACATTCGGGCCACAGAAAAACCTCTAAAAGGCATTTATTGCAAGAGTTGGTATTATCGGCCTAGACGTTGTATAACACAGCTGTGGAAAGGCGGAGTCAGTGCAGTGAGATGTAGATAGTTATTATTATCCCCAGCGCGTTTGACAGGATGGCCCCATCTTTTATCCAGATGGGATCTGTGAAAGATGATTGCTTCCTCCTTGAGAATTTATTCGTCCTGTCCCATAAATTGTACAATaatgaaaaatgtttttgttttaggtaTAAAAATATTCCagtaataaaattattttttgacaAATACATAATGGCAGTCTTAAAATCGTCAGCATTACCACATGTAAGACTTTGAAGCTCAAACGCTAACTTCGATTTGTATCCATGTTTTCTATGAAGGTATCGACCAAGGCCAAATGACGTATGATGGACAGCACTGGCACGCAACTGAAGAATGTTTTTGTTGTGCCCATTGCAAACGTTCTCTGCTTGGCCGTCCCTTCCTACCAAAGCAGGGACAGATCTTCTGCTCACGCTCCTGCAGCGCTGGACAGGTAATTGACCAATTTAATTAGTCAACATTTTCAATTTGATATCACAGCAGTTGCTAatggttttgttttttaaatcaggATCCAAATGAGTCAGATTCCTCAGACTCAGCTTTCCAGAGTGCCCGCTCCCGTGAGTCCCGCCACAGCACTAAGATTGGTAAAAAGGAGCGCAGGAGCGCCGAGCAGGAACGAAAGAGTGCAGAAGCCCGCCAGTCCACTGCTCCCCCCAAGCCTGACCGTCTGTCGGCTGAAATTGATCCCCTGTCAGTTCAGATGGACCGTTTAAGCGTATCAGCCAGCCAGACCCCAAGCAGGACACCGAACCGCACCCCCAGCCGTACTCCCAGTCGCACACCAAGTCGCGCTCCAAGTCTAAACCAGGTGTGGATGAGTCGAGATGACCCTTACGTCGCTGCTGCTTTTGAGGGCCCCCAGCGGGAATCCTCTCCCACCCCTCCATCTATTCATCTTTTGGGTCAGTGTAATGCCAGACAGGGCTACAATCCCAACGGAAATGTTCATCCTTCAGCCCAAAGTCCTGCCAACCCAGGAAAGAGGCCAGATTCCTGGGGAAAAGAACAAGGCAATGTTAAGAGAACACCGATGGCTGCCCTGAGGGGTCACTCCTTCAACGAAAACTGGATGCACCATAGCCAGGATGAGTTCCGGCCCAACAAGTTACGTACCCAGATGAGCTTCAATGAGATGTCAAGTCAGAACCAAGGATTCTCTGACAAGAGGAGCATTAGTATGCATGGATTTCAGAGAGACAGGAGGCCTCCTCTCACCAGGAGGAACCCCATCAATGCCATGAGCTTCAACGAGCCGCTGACTCCACTAGAGCAGACACCTCGTGGCTCTATGGACTCTCTCACCGTGTCAAATGCTATGGGTAAAGAGTTATCTTATACATTGTATACAGTCTATCATCATTCAAAATAGTatgaacatgtaacatgtcttttaTCATTTTAGCAGGCAATTCCCTGGATGGGGTCAGCAAGCGTCAGGAGCATTTGTCCAGGTTCTCCATGCCTGACTTGAGCAAGGATTCAGGTGTAAATGTGTCTGAAAAGAGCAACATGGGAACACTCAGTTCTTCAGTCCAGTTCCATAGCACAGAGTCTCTGTCCTCTTCTCGCCCCTTTAACAACAACATGTACACCCCACACAGAGTGGGCTATCCACTGCAGTACTGGGATGGCCCGCAGCCACTGAGTTTTGATGGCAAAGCTC encodes the following:
- the LOC133620337 gene encoding prickle-like protein 2 isoform X2 — encoded protein: MSLEMEKTITKLMYDFQRNSTSDDDSGCALEEYAWVPPGLSPEQVHQYYNSLPEEKVPYMNSAGEKYRIKQLLHQLPPHDNEVRYCNSLDEEEKRELKLFSNQRKKDNLGRGNVRPFPLTVNGAVCDKCGGQINGGDIVVFAARAVHGKWWHPNCFVCCMCEEMLVDLIYFYQDGKLYCGRHHAERMKPRCCACDEIIFADECTEAEGRHWHMKHFCCYECETTLGGQRYIMKDGRPHCCNCFESLYAEYCDACGEHIGIDQGQMTYDGQHWHATEECFCCAHCKRSLLGRPFLPKQGQIFCSRSCSAGQDPNESDSSDSAFQSARSRESRHSTKIGKKERRSAEQERKSAEARQSTAPPKPDRLSAEIDPLSVQMDRLSVSASQTPSRTPNRTPSRTPSRTPSRAPSLNQVWMSRDDPYVAAAFEGPQRESSPTPPSIHLLGQCNARQGYNPNGNVHPSAQSPANPGKRPDSWGKEQGNVKRTPMAALRGHSFNENWMHHSQDEFRPNKLRTQMSFNEMSSQNQGFSDKRSISMHGFQRDRRPPLTRRNPINAMSFNEPLTPLEQTPRGSMDSLTVSNAMGNSLDGVSKRQEHLSRFSMPDLSKDSGVNVSEKSNMGTLSSSVQFHSTESLSSSRPFNNNMYTPHRVGYPLQYWDGPQPLSFDGKARAGVMGSSGNLRMAPMSDRMPRRQELVSQKQQPQPRHRKHHRGNGQHRSTRHHKRSRRSRSDNALHLVADRPTQMAELPFHRVQEDYDRFPSGQAARELFGQDPGGHRQQPHRPCPRTTSDLTLQNAGWQPAGVGGPCWGDGYMEAADPWCSSCSSSSESEENEGYFMGEPIPRPVQLCYINNEELRHRYSPSGMAGHPGPLHRPIHGQLHARQRRKSKNCIIS
- the LOC133620337 gene encoding prickle-like protein 2 isoform X1 codes for the protein MSLEMEKTITKLMYDFQRNSTSDDDSGCALEEYAWVPPGLSPEQVHQYYNSLPEEKVPYMNSAGEKYRIKQLLHQLPPHDNEVRYCNSLDEEEKRELKLFSNQRKKDNLGRGNVRPFPLTVNGAVCDKCGGQINGGDIVVFAARAVHGKWWHPNCFVCCMCEEMLVDLIYFYQDGKLYCGRHHAERMKPRCCACDEIIFADECTEAEGRHWHMKHFCCYECETTLGGQRYIMKDGRPHCCNCFESLYAEYCDACGEHIGIDQGQMTYDGQHWHATEECFCCAHCKRSLLGRPFLPKQGQIFCSRSCSAGQDPNESDSSDSAFQSARSRESRHSTKIGKKERRSAEQERKSAEARQSTAPPKPDRLSAEIDPLSVQMDRLSVSASQTPSRTPNRTPSRTPSRTPSRAPSLNQVWMSRDDPYVAAAFEGPQRESSPTPPSIHLLGQCNARQGYNPNGNVHPSAQSPANPGKRPDSWGKEQGNVKRTPMAALRGHSFNENWMHHSQDEFRPNKLRTQMSFNEMSSQNQGFSDKRSISMHGFQRDRRPPLTRRNPINAMSFNEPLTPLEQTPRGSMDSLTVSNAMAGNSLDGVSKRQEHLSRFSMPDLSKDSGVNVSEKSNMGTLSSSVQFHSTESLSSSRPFNNNMYTPHRVGYPLQYWDGPQPLSFDGKARAGVMGSSGNLRMAPMSDRMPRRQELVSQKQQPQPRHRKHHRGNGQHRSTRHHKRSRRSRSDNALHLVADRPTQMAELPFHRVQEDYDRFPSGQAARELFGQDPGGHRQQPHRPCPRTTSDLTLQNAGWQPAGVGGPCWGDGYMEAADPWCSSCSSSSESEENEGYFMGEPIPRPVQLCYINNEELRHRYSPSGMAGHPGPLHRPIHGQLHARQRRKSKNCIIS